The Lolium rigidum isolate FL_2022 chromosome 1, APGP_CSIRO_Lrig_0.1, whole genome shotgun sequence region TGTGGACGACGTACGTACAGGATTGTACGAGCTAGTAAGGATTCGGCTTGCCGTACGTCCGATGCTGCCAGCCAGGTATAGTAGGATTTGAAGTGGCAGTAGTGGTGTAATTAAGTACCTCGAAGTGGTCGCCGACGTTGACGACGAAGGAGCCCGGGACGGGGTCGACGGTGAGCCACTCGCCGTCGTGCATGACCTGTAGCCCCTCCACCTCGTCCTGCAGCACCAGCGTGAGGAACCCGTAGTCGGAGTGCGGCGGCATCCCCAGCGTGAGCTCCGGCTGCGGGCACGCCGGGTAGCAGTTCACCGTCATCATCTGCGACCCCGCGGACGTCAGCTCCTCCATCACGCCGTCCTCGGCTCCACTGATCCCCATGGCCTCCATGGCCGCCCCCACGACCTCCACGAACACCCTCCGGCTCGCCTCCGCGTACGCGGCCGCCACATCCCTGAGGTCGGCCGGCGAGTCGGGCCAGGACGGCACCACGTCCCCGAGCGGCGGCGCGCAGGAGAGCTTGAGGAAGTCGCGCCAGCAGAGCACGGCGTCGTTGGCCTGGTTGAAGCTGGTGCCGTAGCGCACGGGGGCGCGCACGTCGGGCGACATGTAGCGGGCGCGCTCCGGGAAGGGGAGCTCGAAGAAGCGCGCCCCCACGCCCAGCATCGCGGCGACGGACTCGGCGCCCACGCCGTGGTTGACCAGGTGGAAGAAGCCGTAGTCGCGGCACGCCGCGTAGAGCGTCCGCAGCACGCCGTCGCG contains the following coding sequences:
- the LOC124681036 gene encoding probable 2-oxoglutarate-dependent dioxygenase SLC1, with product MAIVGLANTAGDLLRQHGKTRGAVHDDDDDYCLKGVRHLSDAGITRLPGRYVLPACDRPGRSVGAAPASARVKLPVVDLARLRVPSERDGVLRTLYAACRDYGFFHLVNHGVGAESVAAMLGVGARFFELPFPERARYMSPDVRAPVRYGTSFNQANDAVLCWRDFLKLSCAPPLGDVVPSWPDSPADLRDVAAAYAEASRRVFVEVVGAAMEAMGISGAEDGVMEELTSAGSQMMTVNCYPACPQPELTLGMPPHSDYGFLTLVLQDEVEGLQVMHDGEWLTVDPVPGSFVVNVGDHFEIYSNGRYKSVLHRVCVNSTRPRISVASFHSVGAQRVVGPAPELIDEKRGGEPRRYMDTDFTTFLAYLASAEGKHKNFLQSRRLD